From one Vanacampus margaritifer isolate UIUO_Vmar chromosome 12, RoL_Vmar_1.0, whole genome shotgun sequence genomic stretch:
- the slc2a15a gene encoding solute carrier family 2 member 15a, with protein sequence MAAEVLIPSSGSIFPHLTGSLLAVAFLTSFGSSMLYGYNLAVVNSPAGYIKDFYNKTVLSRNGTALSGETLTLMYSLTVSIFAIGGLLGSLIVGLLVTRFGRKGTVVKTTLLVFIAGSLMGFSRRCGSPEMLILGRFITGIHSGISLSVVPMYLGEIAPKNLRGFLGLVPSIFIGTGVFAAQILGLHELLGKEEHWPLFLSVVVAPTFVQLMLLPWFPESPRYLLIEKHNVHATITALKWYRANCDIQAEIEEMQEEQRSLSSVKTLSVWNLLLDDTVRWQVLSVMVINIGMQLSGIDAIWFYTNDIFENAGIPPPEIPYTTAGTGVIEIIAGLIGCFSIEKLGRRPLMVGGFTMMGICSAGITFTLILQTHLSFMRYVSVCCVVGIIAGFCIGPAGVPFLVTAELFKQSHRPAAYIVGGSLNWLSNFTVGFVFPFLQMSAGAYCYLVFASICLSVAAYVYAVIPETKNKTFMEISRLFSKKQPILETQCLHLMDQLKLKKMNGYGGLENHSLDFESSSSVP encoded by the exons ATGGCAGCGGAGGTTTTAATCCCGTCATCTGGCAGTATATTCCCG CATCTTACAGGCTCATTGTTGGCTGTGGCGTTTCTTACTTCCTTTGGGAGTTCTATGCTCTATGGATACAATTTAGCCGTGGTCAACTCTCCAGCTGGG TATATTAAGGACTTCTACAACAAAACAGTATTGAGCCGCAATGGAACTGCACTCAGCGGGGAGACCCTGACACTGATGTATTCACTGACTGTGTCCATATTCGCAATTGGAGGCCTTCTGGGCTCTTTAATTGTCGGTTTGCTAGTAACTCGCTTTGGCAG GAAAGGCACAGTGGTAAAAACCACACTTCTGGTGTTTATTGCTGGTTCACTAATGGGCTTTAGCAGACGTTGTGGTTCACCCGAGATGCTCATACTGGGTCGGTTCATCACAGGGATCCACTCAG GAATCTCTTTAAGTGTAGTTCCAATGTACCTTGGTGAGATAGCACCAAAGAACCTCAGGGGCTTTCTGGGTCTGGTGCCAAGTATCTTTATTGGCACGGGAGTCTTCGCTGCACAAATCCTTGGACTACATGAACTGTTAGGAAAG GAGGAACACTGGCCTCTGTTTCTTTCCGTGGTGGTGGCACCTACATTTGTCCAGTTGATGCTGTTGCCATGGTTCCCGGAGAGTCCCAGATACTTGTTAATTGAGAAGCACAATGTCCATGCTACCATCACAG CTCTGAAGTGGTACAGAGCCAATTGTGACATCCAGGCTGAGATTGAGGAGATGCAGGAAGAGCAGCGTTCCTTGTCATCAGTGAAGACACTGTCAGTGTGGAATCTGCTCCTTGATGATACCGTCCGCTGGCAGGTCCTCAGTGTGATGGTCATCAACATCGGCATGCAGCTCTCTGGCATTGACGCT ATCTGGTTCTATACCAATGACATATTTGAGAATGCCGGCATCCCTCCGCCAGAGATCCCTTACACCACAGCAGGCACGGGAGTAATTGAGATCATCGCTGGACTCATTGGG TGTTTCTCCATCGAGAAGCTGGGGAGGAGACCTCTTATGGTTGGAGGTTTCACCATGATGGGCATCTGCAGTGCTGGGATAACATTCACCTTAATTTTACAG ACTCATTTATCTTTCATGCGTTACGTGAGCGTCTGCTGCGTCGTGGGCATCATCGCTGGATTCTGTATCGGCCCAG CGGGGGTTCCTTTTTTGGTCACAGCAGAGCTGTTTAAACAGTCACATCGCCCGGCAGCCTACATTGTGGGAGGATCTCTGAACTGGCTTTCCAATTTCACTGTGGGATTTGTCTTCCCCTTCTTGCAG ATGTCAGCTGGGGCTTACTGCTACTTGGTCTTCGCCagcatttgtctgtctgtggcTGCGTACGTCTACGCGGTCATACCTGAGACCAAAAACAAGACATTCATGGAGATAAGCCGGTTGTTCTCCAAGAAGCAACCCATTCTAGAGACCCAGTGCCTTCATCTGATGGATCAGCTGAAGCTGAAGAAGATGAACGGCTACGGAGGCCTGGAAAATCATTCACTGGATTTTGAGAGTTCTTCCTCTGTACCTTAA